The genome window CAGCCGAGATGTTCTCGGGCGAATCCACCTGCACGTAGACCATCGAGACCTGGTCCGGGCGACCGGACAGGCGCTGCAGTGTCTTGATTGGGAAGACGACGGCGTTGTTCGACCACATGTTGCCCGTATCGAAGATGCCCGCAACGGTGATGTCGGCGCCATAGACCTTGAACTTCGAACCGACGCTCAACCCGTTCTTCTGGGCGATGCCCGCGCCCACGTCGGCGAGGTTGGTGTCACTCGAGGTGTCGATCAGGGTGCCGGCAGTCAACTTCATGTCGTGCCCGGAGGTGATCTTGTAGTCGGCGATGTGGTCGGTGCTCTGGCCGAAGACCGGCATCGTCACGCCGCCCATCGAGCTTCCGGCCTGCGCGGGTAGCTGCACCGACGTCTGCAGGTTGGTGTCCACGCCAGGCTGAATCTGCGCGCTCATCGTCTTTATGACCTTGGTGACGTGGGGGATGCCCCCCAAGTCGCCCAGTTGAGTCGAGGTGAGCGGCACGCCGCCCACGCCCATGACCGAACCGGCGGGAGAGAGCGTGATTCGGCTACCGATCGAGGCCTTCACGCTGTCGATGCGCAGCTGAACCGCTTCGACCGAGAGCACCATCGTCAGCGCCAACCCAATCGTCACGCCTACTATGAGCGCCACCGAGACCGTCCTCAGCACGCTTCTGAAGGCATTGCGCGCACCACGCACCATCGAGCCCATTCGCATCTCCTCGCTTGTCCGACCGGGGAGATTGTGCGCGCTCAGTTTTACTTAGGCAATCTAAGTAACCCGATTTTGCGGGTTCTCCACAGGAGTTCCACGAAACGGCGTGCGTTCGCGGCGAAGCGGGCCACACAACAACACTCGAGGCACAGGACAAGCCTACCAGCCGCTTACTAGGCGCCTACCACCCGCCGCAGGAGCACTAGGCTCGCAACCCCCAGCACGATGGCGAGCCACTGCCGCCGAGTGCCTAGCAGCACTCCAGCGGTGATAACAGCAGCCCACACGTAGATGTTGGTGACGGGCGATTGCATGTGACCCGACGGAGCGAACACCGCCGGGAAGACGAGCGCCGCGAGTATCGAGACAGGCACGTACTCGAGCGAGCGGCGAAGCAGCGGGTGAATCTGGACCTGCTTCGCCACGCCGATCAGCCCGACGCGCGAGGCATACGTCACGGCCGCCATCAGCAGGATGAGGATGACGTAGTAGGGCCTTAGCATGGCTGCGCCCGCTTCTCGGCGAGCGTCTCGAGCACGACTCCGGTCGCGGTCGCGGCTACGACGGCCAGGATGATGTACCACTTGCCGGGGATGAGCACGTACGACGCGGTGGCAACCGTCGCGGAGACCACGACCACTGCGGCGATTCGCCGAGACACGATCTGCGGCAGCAGCATCGTGAGAAACGCTGCTGGCATCGCGAAGTCCAGACCCCACTTCAGCGGGTCGGCGATGGCATGACCGGCAAGCGCACCCACCAGAGAGGCAATCGCCCACACAACGTAGATCGTCCCGCCCGACCCCAGCATGAAGTAGGGGTTGCCTTGCTCTTCTTCTTGCTCCCGGTAGTGCGTGACCGAGGTGACATAGGACTCGTCCGTCATGCCGAACGCGAGAACGCGCTGCCACCACGATGTGGATTCCGACAGGTACGGGGATATCGAGAGACCCATGACGAGGTGCCGGAGGTTGACGAGGAAGGTCGACAGCACGATCAGCGGAATGCCCGCTCCAGCCTGAATCATTACGACGGCCATGAACTGCGACGCCCCGGCGAAGACCACCAGCGACATCAGCATGGTCTCGGCGACAGTAAGGCCCGCTTGGATTGAGATGATCCCGTACGCGAGGCCGAACGGAATCGCGCCGAGCGCAAGCGGCCATGTCTTGACCAGCGCGAGCCAGAACTGGTGCCGGTTGTCCGCCGCTGTTGGCTTCGCGCCGTCGCTGGTCACTGGGGTGGCTACGTCCAATCCTGTCTTCGGGCTGCGCTGCGGTGCAGTACACGGAGGCCTTGTGGCTGCCGGGAAGCTACAGTATCGCCGATTTGGCGCCCGTCTCGGGACGCACTAAGGGTCGGACCGCATCGGCCCGACCCTTCGGAGTTTCTATGGTGGCCAGAGACGTCACCCCGCGCTATTAGCACAGGCTATCGTCCGTCCTTAGGCCGACCTTACCGTCCAAGGACCAGAAACGACCGTGCGCCCGAAGAGCCCCGCCACTCGTCAAGTCGGTCTGCAGTGCCTCGAAAGCTCTGGGTAGACACAAGCGGGTGCGGGCATCCGGCCCGTGCGTCTACGAGCGAGGTGAGATGCATGCAGAGTCAGTTCAAGAAACGTCTGGCAATTGCCCTGGCCGTGGTCATGGCCAGCTCGGTCCTACTCCTGCCGACGGTCGCTCTCGCGAGAGGCCACGGTAAGGACCATCACAAGAAGGACCACTTCGTCGGGGCCGTCTACGTCCAGACCAACGAAGTCAGCAACAACATCGCCGTCTTCCTGCGAAGGGCTGATGGTTCGCTCAAACCAGGCGGTACGGTCTCGACCGGCGGATCGGGTACGGGGAGCGGACTTGGCTCGCAGGGCGCCGTCATACTGAGCGAGAACGGCAAGTGGCTCTTCGCCGTCAACGCAGGTAGTAACGACATCAGCGTGTTCAGCGTCCGTGACAAGGGACTCAAGTGGGTGGATCGAGTCCCATCGGTCGGCACGATGCCAATCAGCGTCGCGGTCCATGACAAGTGGGTCTACGTGCTTGACGCGGGCGGAAGCGGAAATATCGCCGGATTCCGCGTCGACAAACACGGGCACTTGTCTCCGATCGCCGGCTCGGTCCAGCCGCTGAGCAACCTGGGAGTCGGAGTGGCGCCTGTCGCCGAGCAGATCGGCTTCAAGCCCTGGGGCGGCGTTCTGGTCGTCACCGAGAAGTCGACCGGCATGATCGACTCCTATGCGGTCAACGGCGGAGTCGCCGGGCCGCCCATGGTTCACACCTCGAACGGCGCTGGCCCCTACGGGTTCGACTTCACCAACCACGGCAAGCTCATCGTCTCCGAGGCAGCCATCGGGGCGCTGTCGTCCTACAACGTGACGCCCACCATGTTCAGCCTGATCAGCGGGTCGGTGCCCGACTTCCAGTTGGCACCGTGCTGGGTGGTCTGTTCGCCTGACGCACGGTACGCGTATACGTCTGATGCGCACAGCAACGACATCTCGATCT of Coriobacteriia bacterium contains these proteins:
- a CDS encoding AzlD domain-containing protein, whose product is MLRPYYVILILLMAAVTYASRVGLIGVAKQVQIHPLLRRSLEYVPVSILAALVFPAVFAPSGHMQSPVTNIYVWAAVITAGVLLGTRRQWLAIVLGVASLVLLRRVVGA
- a CDS encoding AzlC family ABC transporter permease; the encoded protein is MDVATPVTSDGAKPTAADNRHQFWLALVKTWPLALGAIPFGLAYGIISIQAGLTVAETMLMSLVVFAGASQFMAVVMIQAGAGIPLIVLSTFLVNLRHLVMGLSISPYLSESTSWWQRVLAFGMTDESYVTSVTHYREQEEEQGNPYFMLGSGGTIYVVWAIASLVGALAGHAIADPLKWGLDFAMPAAFLTMLLPQIVSRRIAAVVVVSATVATASYVLIPGKWYIILAVVAATATGVVLETLAEKRAQPC
- a CDS encoding beta-propeller fold lactonase family protein, which gives rise to MQSQFKKRLAIALAVVMASSVLLLPTVALARGHGKDHHKKDHFVGAVYVQTNEVSNNIAVFLRRADGSLKPGGTVSTGGSGTGSGLGSQGAVILSENGKWLFAVNAGSNDISVFSVRDKGLKWVDRVPSVGTMPISVAVHDKWVYVLDAGGSGNIAGFRVDKHGHLSPIAGSVQPLSNLGVGVAPVAEQIGFKPWGGVLVVTEKSTGMIDSYAVNGGVAGPPMVHTSNGAGPYGFDFTNHGKLIVSEAAIGALSSYNVTPTMFSLISGSVPDFQLAPCWVVCSPDARYAYTSDAHSNDISIYKVKANGALTLGKSAAVTASTPLDLGMPHDGRFLYNLAAGSHNVVAFKVRDHGMLKSIGSFGTLPASASGLVSW